A single genomic interval of Salinigranum halophilum harbors:
- a CDS encoding ATP-dependent DNA helicase, which translates to MAASNRSTDDHWRFFPYDEPYPNQDEAMSRIAEALSEERNVLLEGAPGTGKTLSALVPALEHAREEDKTVVITTNVHQQMRQFVADARAITRTEPIRAVVFKGKASMCHIDVDYRECQTLRDTTRDLVEKQEEVDELNARQQDLLDELQAGSKGAGEARQAVMDELDTLESELEEFEDGNVCDHYRANLTRDTGAFFSWLFDDVRTPQDVYDYADREGLCGYELLKEGMEGVDLVVCNYHHLLDPLIREQFFRWLGREPSEVITVFDEAHNVESAARDHATRTLTENTLSAALSELEDVDDSRAVSAENVLRAFSDALCETYEEALAFGEREQVGENWYDLSIANDDRRDDLTMRFLDAYEGRGISTEVELALQLGKRLDEEYEEAYKQGETTSRKECQTLQAAAFVSAWMDEGGDLGQHPMCSVRRDGGSDEIYGRAELYTCIPREVTQELFDQVSATVLMSATLRPFDVTQDVLGLEDPVTMAYGLAYPEENRRTLTVDVPPLFSSERSNPETQELVAETLADVLRFTPGNTLVFFPSYAEAERYYERLRGRAGETSLWLDGSDVDTEQARQRFVASDDGALFTSLWGTLSEGVSFDGDDARTVAVVGVPYPHLSERMEAVQAAYDRAYPGNEAGWRYGVEIPTIRKTRQALGRVIRSPDDFGVRLLLDRRYTRESRDMGRYGVRGSFPTEERTEFVDVGPSKAKFAILNFFTDHDAYTGDPPRP; encoded by the coding sequence GTGGCAGCCTCGAACCGGTCGACGGACGACCACTGGCGGTTCTTCCCGTACGACGAGCCGTATCCGAACCAGGACGAGGCGATGTCGCGCATCGCCGAGGCGCTCAGTGAGGAGCGGAACGTCCTGCTCGAGGGAGCGCCGGGGACGGGCAAGACGCTCTCGGCGCTCGTGCCCGCGCTCGAACACGCGAGGGAGGAGGACAAGACGGTCGTCATCACCACGAACGTCCACCAGCAGATGCGCCAGTTCGTCGCCGACGCCCGCGCCATCACCCGGACGGAGCCCATCCGGGCCGTGGTGTTCAAGGGAAAGGCGTCGATGTGTCACATCGACGTCGACTACCGCGAGTGTCAGACGCTTCGGGACACGACGCGCGACCTGGTCGAGAAACAGGAGGAGGTGGACGAACTGAACGCGCGCCAGCAAGACCTCCTCGACGAACTCCAAGCGGGGAGCAAGGGAGCGGGCGAGGCGCGGCAGGCGGTGATGGACGAACTCGACACGCTCGAGTCGGAGCTGGAGGAGTTCGAGGACGGGAACGTCTGCGACCACTACCGAGCGAACCTCACCCGCGACACCGGCGCGTTCTTCTCGTGGCTGTTCGACGACGTTCGGACCCCCCAGGACGTGTACGACTACGCGGACAGGGAAGGACTGTGTGGGTACGAGCTGCTGAAGGAGGGGATGGAAGGGGTCGACCTCGTCGTCTGCAACTACCACCACCTGCTGGACCCCCTCATCCGCGAACAGTTCTTCCGGTGGCTCGGCCGCGAGCCGAGCGAGGTCATCACGGTGTTCGACGAGGCGCACAACGTCGAATCCGCCGCCAGAGACCACGCGACGCGAACACTGACCGAGAACACCCTCTCCGCCGCGCTGTCGGAGCTGGAGGACGTCGACGATTCGCGGGCCGTCTCGGCGGAAAACGTCCTTCGGGCGTTCTCCGATGCGCTCTGTGAAACCTACGAGGAGGCGCTCGCGTTCGGCGAACGCGAGCAGGTCGGCGAGAACTGGTACGACCTCTCTATCGCGAACGACGACCGGCGCGACGACCTCACGATGCGCTTTCTCGACGCGTACGAGGGGCGGGGAATCTCGACGGAGGTCGAACTCGCGCTTCAGTTGGGCAAGCGCCTCGACGAGGAGTACGAGGAGGCGTACAAGCAGGGAGAGACCACCTCCCGGAAGGAGTGTCAGACGCTGCAGGCGGCGGCGTTCGTCTCGGCGTGGATGGACGAAGGGGGCGACCTCGGCCAGCATCCGATGTGCTCGGTCCGCCGCGACGGCGGGAGCGACGAGATATACGGCCGCGCGGAGCTGTACACGTGCATCCCGCGGGAGGTCACCCAGGAACTGTTCGACCAGGTGTCGGCGACGGTGCTCATGAGCGCGACGCTCCGTCCCTTCGACGTGACGCAGGACGTCCTCGGGTTGGAGGACCCGGTGACGATGGCGTACGGGCTCGCCTACCCGGAGGAGAACCGCCGGACCCTCACCGTCGACGTCCCCCCACTGTTCAGTTCGGAGCGGAGCAACCCCGAGACCCAGGAACTCGTCGCGGAGACGCTCGCGGACGTGCTGCGCTTCACCCCGGGGAACACCCTCGTGTTCTTCCCCTCGTACGCGGAGGCGGAACGGTATTACGAACGCCTCCGGGGACGGGCCGGGGAGACGAGCCTGTGGCTCGACGGCTCGGACGTCGACACCGAACAGGCCCGACAGCGGTTCGTCGCCAGCGACGACGGTGCGCTCTTCACCTCGCTGTGGGGGACGCTCAGCGAGGGCGTGAGCTTCGACGGCGACGACGCGCGGACCGTAGCGGTCGTCGGCGTCCCCTATCCGCACCTCTCCGAGCGGATGGAGGCGGTGCAGGCCGCGTACGACAGAGCCTATCCGGGAAACGAGGCGGGATGGCGCTACGGCGTCGAGATTCCAACCATCCGCAAGACGCGCCAAGCGCTCGGCCGTGTCATCCGCTCGCCGGACGACTTCGGGGTTCGACTCCTGCTCGACCGTCGGTACACGCGCGAGAGCCGTGACATGGGCCGGTACGGGGTCCGGGGCTCGTTCCCCACCGAAGAGCGGACGGAGTTCGTCGACGTCGGGCCGTCGAAGGCGAAGTTCGCGATTTTGAACTTCTTCACCGACCACGACGCGTACACCGGCGACCCGCCGCGGCCGTGA
- a CDS encoding cytochrome P450, which yields MSTEPPGPKGVPVIGNSGQYARDPFEFITACAEAYGDVVHFELGPIDTYMITNPADIERVLVTDDAKYTKPKFQDDAIGDLLGEGLLLSEGDTWRKQRELAQPAFLMSRLSGLSDQMVDYTVEMLDDWTGGEVVNVHLEMARLTVKIIVEAMFGSTIDDERVRTVQENLEPLGSRFEPNPFRFAIPDWAPTKENREYKRALSTIEEVVWDLIDEREGTQDGDGEEPMDLLSILLRARAEGRQTDENLRDEMVTMLLAGHDTTALTLTYTWYLLSQHPEVEARVHEELDSLLGGDRPTFADVRQMEYTEAVLNEAMRLYPPVYTIFREPQVDVRLGGYRIPEGSAVMLSQWAVHRSPRYWDDPLEFDPDRWLDERADDRPRFAYFPFGGGPRFCIGKQLSLLEARLILGTVCQEYRLEYERDEPFDLRGSLTMHPRQPMEMRLVER from the coding sequence ATGAGCACGGAACCGCCCGGTCCGAAGGGTGTCCCGGTCATCGGGAACAGCGGTCAGTACGCCCGCGACCCGTTCGAGTTCATCACGGCCTGTGCGGAAGCGTACGGCGACGTCGTCCACTTCGAACTCGGCCCCATCGACACGTACATGATCACGAACCCCGCCGACATCGAGCGGGTCCTCGTGACCGACGACGCGAAGTACACGAAGCCGAAGTTCCAAGACGACGCCATCGGCGACCTCCTCGGCGAGGGGCTGCTGTTGAGCGAAGGTGACACCTGGCGGAAACAGCGCGAACTCGCCCAGCCCGCGTTCTTGATGTCGCGGCTCTCGGGGCTGTCGGACCAGATGGTCGACTACACGGTGGAGATGCTCGACGACTGGACGGGCGGGGAGGTGGTGAACGTCCACCTCGAGATGGCCCGCCTCACGGTGAAGATCATCGTCGAGGCGATGTTCGGGTCGACCATCGACGACGAACGCGTCCGGACGGTACAGGAGAACCTCGAGCCGCTCGGTTCGCGCTTCGAGCCGAACCCGTTCCGCTTCGCGATTCCCGACTGGGCTCCGACGAAGGAGAATCGCGAGTACAAGCGGGCGCTGTCGACCATCGAGGAGGTCGTCTGGGACCTCATCGACGAACGCGAGGGGACCCAGGACGGCGATGGAGAGGAGCCGATGGACCTCCTCTCCATCCTCTTGCGGGCGCGTGCGGAGGGACGGCAGACGGACGAGAACCTCCGCGACGAGATGGTGACGATGCTCCTGGCGGGACACGATACGACGGCACTCACCCTCACCTACACCTGGTACCTCCTCTCACAGCACCCGGAGGTCGAAGCGCGGGTCCACGAGGAACTCGACTCGCTCCTCGGAGGGGACCGCCCGACGTTCGCCGACGTCCGGCAGATGGAGTACACGGAAGCCGTGTTGAACGAGGCGATGCGGCTCTACCCGCCGGTGTACACCATCTTCCGCGAGCCGCAGGTCGACGTCAGGCTGGGCGGGTACCGCATCCCCGAGGGGAGCGCCGTCATGCTCTCACAGTGGGCCGTCCACCGCTCGCCGCGGTACTGGGACGACCCGCTGGAGTTCGATCCCGACCGCTGGCTGGACGAGCGCGCCGACGACAGACCCCGCTTCGCGTACTTCCCGTTCGGCGGCGGGCCCCGCTTCTGTATCGGCAAACAGCTCTCACTGCTCGAGGCGCGGCTCATCCTCGGGACCGTCTGTCAGGAGTACCGCCTCGAGTACGAGCGCGACGAGCCGTTCGACCTCCGTGGCTCGCTGACGATGCACCCCCGCCAGCCGATGGAGATGCGACTCGTCGAACGGTAA
- a CDS encoding 2'-5' RNA ligase family protein, whose product MFSLNLPVPGAVAREASALHPALASAGVTRFRDRHSLVVKRFEGKRPGGERYESLPRLRERLRTALRGQPAFEARLAGVDVFEDPPRGPGPVVHLAVESPGLVALHERLVDAFGAVEGLEGDDYTPHVTLGRGGSFDAALLTDLSARVDPVTWTVSELAVYDSRSRETAARVSLPA is encoded by the coding sequence GTGTTCAGCCTCAACCTCCCCGTTCCCGGCGCCGTCGCACGCGAGGCGTCGGCCCTCCACCCCGCGCTGGCGAGTGCGGGCGTCACTCGCTTCCGCGACCGACACTCGCTCGTCGTCAAGCGGTTCGAGGGGAAGCGACCGGGAGGCGAGCGGTACGAGTCGCTTCCGCGGCTACGCGAGCGGCTCCGGACGGCGCTTCGGGGCCAGCCGGCGTTCGAAGCCCGCCTTGCCGGCGTCGACGTCTTCGAGGACCCGCCGCGGGGACCGGGGCCGGTCGTCCACCTCGCCGTCGAGAGCCCCGGGCTCGTCGCACTCCACGAGCGCCTCGTCGACGCGTTCGGTGCCGTCGAGGGGCTGGAGGGCGACGACTACACGCCGCACGTGACGCTCGGTCGTGGCGGGAGCTTCGACGCTGCCCTCCTCACCGACCTCTCCGCACGGGTCGACCCCGTGACGTGGACCGTCTCCGAACTCGCCGTGTACGATTCACGGAGCCGGGAGACGGCCGCGCGGGTGTCGCTGCCGGCGTAG
- a CDS encoding DUF7554 family protein, producing the protein MTTRASIDVEDLLKLVLGLVVVWLVLEVVGEVVGLFTTLLGPLRPLLGIAIVALVALWFLDYL; encoded by the coding sequence ATGACCACACGCGCATCCATCGACGTCGAAGACCTGCTGAAGCTCGTGCTCGGACTCGTGGTAGTCTGGCTCGTCCTCGAGGTCGTCGGCGAGGTCGTCGGGCTGTTCACCACGCTCCTGGGGCCGCTCCGCCCCCTCCTGGGCATCGCTATCGTCGCCCTCGTCGCTCTCTGGTTTCTCGACTACCTCTGA
- a CDS encoding SPFH domain-containing protein translates to MSFFRWLGRTVGRLTTGGSSTAVSERGGLPGALKTGLVAVVLVALALLVVPITPVTVIGLAVLALAVSAVYSAVEIVEAYETRALTVFGEYRGLLRPGLNVVPPFVSRTYAFDMRTQTFDVPSQEAITEDNSPVTADAVVYIRVMDAKRAFLEVDDYRRAVSLLAQTTLRAALGDMELDQTLSRRDQINDRIRKELDEPTDRWGIRVESVEVREVTPSADVVNAMEEQTSAERHRRAMILEAQGERRSAIERAEGEKQAAIVESQGKKQAAVLEAQGDAIATVLRARSAESMGERAIIDKGMETLGRIGQAPSTTYVLPQELTSLLGRYGRQLTESDVQESAGLDSLTFDADTRELLDLDSVDELVEMASDVTNGESVDAEVEFEYDTGEGDEAEMEFEYDAES, encoded by the coding sequence ATGAGCTTCTTCCGCTGGCTCGGTCGGACCGTCGGTCGACTCACGACCGGCGGGTCGTCCACAGCCGTGTCCGAACGCGGCGGGCTCCCCGGAGCGCTCAAGACCGGCCTGGTCGCCGTGGTCCTCGTCGCCCTCGCCCTCCTCGTGGTGCCCATCACGCCCGTCACGGTGATCGGTCTCGCGGTCCTCGCGCTCGCCGTCTCGGCGGTGTACAGCGCCGTCGAAATCGTCGAGGCGTACGAGACGCGCGCGCTCACGGTCTTCGGCGAGTACCGGGGGCTGCTCCGGCCCGGCCTGAACGTCGTCCCGCCGTTCGTCTCGCGGACGTACGCGTTCGACATGCGGACGCAGACGTTCGACGTGCCCTCCCAGGAGGCCATCACCGAGGACAACTCGCCCGTCACGGCCGACGCCGTGGTGTACATCAGGGTGATGGACGCCAAGCGCGCCTTCCTCGAGGTCGACGACTACCGCCGCGCCGTCTCGCTGCTCGCGCAGACGACGCTCCGTGCGGCACTGGGCGACATGGAACTCGACCAGACGCTGTCGCGGCGCGACCAGATCAACGACCGGATTCGGAAGGAACTGGACGAGCCCACGGACCGGTGGGGCATCCGCGTCGAGAGCGTCGAGGTCCGCGAGGTGACGCCGAGTGCGGACGTCGTGAACGCGATGGAAGAGCAGACCTCCGCCGAGCGGCACCGCCGTGCGATGATTCTCGAGGCGCAGGGTGAGCGGCGGAGCGCCATCGAGCGGGCCGAAGGGGAGAAGCAGGCGGCCATCGTCGAATCACAGGGGAAGAAACAGGCCGCGGTCTTGGAGGCGCAGGGCGACGCCATCGCCACCGTCCTCCGGGCCCGGTCGGCGGAGTCGATGGGCGAGCGCGCCATCATCGACAAGGGAATGGAGACGCTGGGGAGGATAGGACAGGCCCCGTCGACGACGTACGTCCTCCCCCAGGAGCTCACCTCCCTCCTGGGAAGATACGGGCGACAGCTCACCGAGAGCGACGTCCAGGAGTCGGCCGGGCTCGATAGCCTGACGTTCGACGCGGACACCCGCGAACTGCTCGACCTCGACAGCGTGGACGAACTCGTCGAGATGGCGTCGGACGTGACGAACGGGGAGTCGGTCGACGCCGAGGTCGAGTTCGAGTACGACACCGGCGAGGGTGACGAGGCGGAGATGGAGTTCGAGTACGACGCGGAGAGCTGA
- a CDS encoding DNA-directed DNA polymerase II small subunit: protein MPLETTTRIVRELARHGYNAEREAVTLIASADDTAGTLDRVVEHAPDGALRITTAHVRTVLDAETAPIPDPPGVVSDAPAEDAAEPPVSHPSVSGGESDTPPGSSSSTPVETKGSTRQRDRDPSQRVVSIDGDITGQSTGTGDYDDFVAIFRDRYETLSKQLRGRVNHRPATAIQDMPGRSDAEMIGLVNDIRSTASGHWLVELEDTTGVFPCLVMKDKDIAASVEELLKDECIAVSGTLADDAGILFVDDLYFPDVPRTYRPSTADRHVQAALISDVHVGSQEFVADAWSAFADWLHTEEADHVEYLLIAGDMVEGVGVYPNQDEELSIIDIYEQYEQFAEHLKEVPGDMEIVMIPGNHDAVRLAEPQPAFDENLREIMSAHDARITGNPSTVTIEGVSVLMYHGVSLDEVIAELPEEKASYDNPHTAMYQLLKKRHVAPQFGGRMRLAPEKQDYLTIDTVPDVFHTGHVHKLGYGKYHNVLAVNSGCWQSQTAFQKSVNIDPDVGFAPIVDLDTLNLTLRKFT from the coding sequence GTGCCGCTGGAGACGACGACGCGCATCGTCCGAGAACTCGCCCGACACGGGTACAACGCCGAACGGGAGGCGGTCACCCTCATCGCGAGTGCCGACGACACCGCCGGGACGCTCGACCGTGTCGTCGAGCACGCACCGGACGGTGCCCTGCGGATCACGACAGCACACGTCCGGACCGTCCTGGACGCGGAGACGGCCCCCATCCCCGACCCACCTGGTGTCGTCTCCGACGCGCCCGCCGAAGACGCGGCCGAGCCGCCCGTCTCACACCCCTCTGTTTCGGGTGGAGAATCAGACACTCCACCGGGTTCTTCGAGTAGTACTCCAGTCGAAACGAAGGGGTCGACTCGGCAACGAGACCGGGACCCCTCACAGCGCGTCGTGAGCATCGACGGCGACATCACGGGACAGTCGACCGGAACCGGCGACTACGACGACTTCGTCGCCATCTTCAGAGACCGCTACGAGACGCTCTCGAAGCAGTTGCGCGGCCGGGTCAACCACCGCCCGGCGACGGCGATTCAGGACATGCCGGGGCGGAGCGACGCGGAGATGATCGGCCTCGTCAACGACATTCGCTCGACGGCGTCGGGTCACTGGCTCGTCGAACTCGAGGACACGACCGGCGTCTTCCCGTGTCTCGTGATGAAAGACAAGGACATCGCCGCCTCGGTCGAGGAACTGCTCAAGGACGAGTGTATCGCGGTGTCGGGAACGCTCGCGGACGACGCCGGCATCCTGTTCGTCGACGACCTCTACTTCCCCGACGTACCCCGGACCTACCGCCCGTCGACGGCGGACCGTCACGTCCAGGCCGCGCTCATCTCCGACGTCCACGTCGGCAGCCAGGAGTTCGTCGCCGACGCGTGGTCCGCGTTCGCCGACTGGCTCCACACCGAGGAGGCCGACCACGTCGAGTATCTCCTCATCGCCGGCGACATGGTCGAGGGAGTCGGGGTCTACCCGAACCAGGACGAGGAACTGAGCATCATCGACATCTACGAGCAGTACGAGCAGTTCGCAGAACACCTCAAGGAGGTGCCCGGCGACATGGAGATCGTGATGATTCCGGGTAATCACGACGCCGTCCGCCTCGCCGAACCCCAACCGGCGTTCGACGAGAACCTCCGGGAGATCATGTCCGCTCACGACGCTCGTATCACGGGCAACCCCTCGACCGTGACCATCGAGGGCGTCTCGGTCCTGATGTACCACGGCGTCTCGCTCGACGAGGTCATCGCCGAACTGCCCGAGGAGAAGGCGAGCTACGACAACCCCCACACGGCGATGTACCAGCTGTTGAAGAAACGCCACGTCGCCCCGCAGTTCGGCGGCCGGATGCGTCTCGCTCCCGAGAAGCAGGACTACCTCACCATCGACACCGTCCCGGACGTCTTCCACACGGGCCACGTCCACAAGCTGGGATACGGCAAGTACCACAACGTTCTGGCCGTCAACTCGGGCTGCTGGCAGTCACAGACCGCCTTCCAGAAGTCGGTCAACATCGACCCCGACGTCGGCTTCGCGCCCATCGTCGACCTCGACACGCTGAACCTGACGCTCCGGAAGTTCACCTGA
- a CDS encoding S26 family signal peptidase — MTADEGRRSSQDDERPVDDAVSTSPSTSSAEQASGESATADEHSGQDTLRADTEAPHDRRAPDPVPGRETDESFARRLWTARSGPLFFLREVGTSIGAVVLVGLVLFGVSGVWPPMVAVESGSMEPHMHKGDLVFITEPGRYAPDSAYDSTGVVTAETGSDAGYRTFGGPGSVVVYDDPGRGGPPIIHRAEFYVQEGENWYDRADPEFISADSCDDLRNCPAPHAGFITKGDANGRYDQVSGIAEPVRPSWITGIARLRIPYLGWVRLGLSDIVQTGAYAVFSADTSAVGPDVSRQLTTGEWSAPPRESSAGTHARNETWVGVIPVGHERA, encoded by the coding sequence ATGACCGCTGATGAGGGCCGCCGGTCCTCGCAGGACGACGAGCGTCCGGTGGACGACGCGGTCTCCACGAGTCCCTCCACCTCGTCTGCCGAGCAAGCCAGCGGCGAGTCAGCGACGGCCGACGAGCACAGCGGACAGGATACCCTTAGAGCCGACACCGAAGCGCCGCACGACCGTCGGGCACCGGACCCGGTTCCCGGCCGGGAGACTGACGAGTCGTTCGCCCGCCGCCTGTGGACTGCGCGGTCCGGGCCGCTCTTCTTCCTGCGCGAAGTGGGGACGAGCATCGGTGCCGTCGTCCTCGTCGGCCTGGTCCTGTTCGGTGTCAGCGGCGTGTGGCCGCCGATGGTCGCCGTCGAGTCCGGGAGTATGGAGCCGCATATGCACAAGGGCGACCTCGTGTTCATCACCGAACCCGGACGGTACGCGCCCGACTCGGCGTACGACTCGACCGGCGTCGTGACCGCAGAGACCGGTTCAGACGCCGGCTACCGGACGTTCGGCGGGCCAGGCTCGGTCGTCGTCTACGACGACCCGGGACGGGGCGGCCCCCCAATCATCCACCGCGCGGAGTTCTACGTTCAGGAGGGCGAGAACTGGTACGACCGGGCCGACCCCGAGTTCATCTCCGCCGACAGCTGTGACGACCTCCGCAACTGCCCCGCACCGCACGCCGGCTTCATTACCAAGGGCGACGCGAACGGCCGGTACGACCAGGTCTCGGGCATCGCCGAACCCGTGAGGCCGTCGTGGATTACGGGCATCGCGCGGCTCCGGATTCCCTACCTCGGGTGGGTCCGACTGGGACTCTCCGACATCGTCCAGACGGGGGCGTACGCGGTGTTCTCCGCCGATACCTCGGCGGTCGGACCCGACGTGAGCCGGCAACTGACGACTGGCGAGTGGTCGGCACCACCGCGCGAGTCGTCCGCAGGGACCCACGCGAGGAACGAGACGTGGGTCGGCGTGATTCCCGTGGGCCACGAGCGGGCGTGA
- a CDS encoding Cdc6/Cdc18 family protein: MGEHEDDTGGVGDHAQRDRTEGDRAVDDADETIPGSVDDLTDTDQSASQPSAGLDFDEVVLEETTESTGLFDDLLSGEPIFENKEVLRPSYTPHELPHRTEQINQMATILVSALRGETPSNILIYGKTGTGKTASAKYVSQELESTSQKYDVPCEVEYINCEVTDTQYRVLAQLANKFIEKNEAVIEGRLDRLRELQTRAAEDADALAGTEFESLDALEARLASLEADREEMETVPMTGWPTDRVYSTFFDAVDYHERVVVIMLDEIDKLVEKSGDDTLYNLSRMNSELTNSRISIMGISNDLKFTDFLDPRVKSSLGEEEIVFPPYDATQLRDILQHRADVAFKSGALTDDVIPLCAAFAAQEHGDARRALDLLRTAGELAERGQADTVEERHVRQAQDKIELDRVVEVVRTLPTQSKIVLFATILLEKNGVRNINTGEVFNIYKRLCEEIDADILTQRRVTDLISELDMLGIANAVVVSKGRYGRTKEISISVPIDETEAVLLSDSRLSDIENAQPFVQARFDN, from the coding sequence ATGGGTGAACACGAGGATGACACAGGCGGTGTGGGTGACCATGCCCAACGAGACAGAACCGAAGGTGACCGAGCCGTCGACGACGCCGACGAGACCATTCCGGGTTCGGTCGACGACCTGACCGACACGGACCAGTCGGCCTCCCAGCCGTCGGCCGGGCTGGACTTCGACGAGGTCGTCCTCGAAGAGACGACCGAGAGCACGGGACTGTTCGACGACCTGCTCTCGGGCGAGCCCATCTTCGAGAACAAGGAGGTCCTTCGGCCGTCGTACACGCCACACGAACTGCCCCACCGAACCGAACAGATCAATCAGATGGCGACCATCCTCGTCTCCGCACTCCGCGGCGAGACGCCGTCGAACATCCTCATCTACGGGAAGACCGGAACCGGGAAGACGGCCAGCGCGAAGTACGTCTCCCAGGAGCTGGAGTCGACCTCGCAGAAGTACGACGTCCCCTGTGAGGTCGAGTACATCAACTGCGAGGTGACCGATACTCAGTACCGGGTCCTCGCCCAGCTCGCCAACAAGTTCATCGAGAAGAACGAGGCCGTCATCGAGGGGCGACTCGACCGCCTTCGCGAACTGCAGACGCGCGCGGCCGAGGACGCCGACGCGCTCGCAGGGACGGAGTTCGAGTCGCTCGACGCCCTCGAAGCGCGTCTCGCGAGCCTCGAAGCCGACCGCGAGGAGATGGAGACGGTTCCCATGACCGGGTGGCCCACCGACAGGGTGTACTCGACGTTCTTCGACGCCGTCGACTACCACGAACGGGTCGTCGTCATCATGCTCGACGAGATCGACAAGCTCGTCGAAAAGAGCGGTGACGACACCCTGTACAACCTCTCGCGGATGAACTCCGAGCTCACCAACTCTCGCATCTCCATCATGGGTATCTCGAACGACCTGAAGTTCACCGACTTTCTCGACCCGCGCGTGAAGTCCTCGCTGGGTGAAGAGGAGATCGTCTTCCCGCCCTACGACGCCACACAACTGAGAGACATCCTCCAGCACCGCGCCGACGTGGCGTTCAAATCTGGCGCGTTGACCGACGACGTCATCCCCCTCTGTGCCGCGTTCGCCGCGCAGGAACACGGCGACGCTCGACGGGCGCTCGACCTGCTCCGGACGGCCGGCGAACTCGCCGAACGCGGACAGGCCGACACGGTCGAGGAACGACACGTCCGACAGGCGCAGGACAAGATCGAACTCGACCGCGTCGTCGAGGTCGTCCGGACGCTCCCGACCCAGTCGAAGATCGTCCTCTTCGCGACCATCCTCCTCGAGAAGAACGGCGTCCGAAACATCAACACCGGCGAGGTGTTCAACATCTACAAGCGGCTCTGTGAGGAGATCGACGCCGACATCCTGACTCAGCGGCGCGTCACCGACCTCATCTCCGAACTCGACATGCTCGGCATCGCTAACGCCGTCGTCGTCTCCAAGGGCCGATACGGCCGCACGAAGGAGATCTCCATCTCGGTCCCCATCGACGAGACCGAGGCCGTCTTGCTCTCCGACTCCCGACTGAGCGACATCGAGAACGCTCAGCCGTTCGTTCAGGCTCGATTCGACAACTGA